One Candidatus Cardinium hertigii DNA window includes the following coding sequences:
- a CDS encoding BamA/TamA family outer membrane protein, giving the protein MKKELIVGVNSFHKKELKKHAVRPLHTTFLGMPIRKWLYQLGAKQFAPDKIKKDIHAIRNLYAAKLSHTVEEKEREKLRTKRDKLIHAKEMVYAQGNWFMRKGEKPVEYDPVYVKENEKIFLNYFYSIGYLDAEVSSQTVTQKGKVVVTYYIKQNKLYRITSIEVQTPHKEIQTLLSQRIQTSFLQKGHSYQYQNLVKEQERIITLLSNEGYFACNEKHVSFEAKVFHEDATISLTILIEGEKGDIPHLKKTKVATVVVDFENQYDRENKTAMRTVWFQNVECRMRSHTYALPALMRKIAIRPGDWYSKRKIIETYERLHDLALFESITILPKLEADQLVVHIQVRPYEKVKCQLELGGECINLNVKRLRPTIKIAPTIRPLWGGLGMACVEASMGLGERQENTQESTQAYPFYRYMFYQLRYKFMTSRFVCYLPEHIIRLLEDFSPKTTLDIGYSFFRRPVCNRHKIEATFAYGWCSRSKHINFQMVPCGIIADFKNKKSEHTEVNRGDPWQTPPAFLTTMEAVCKIEPLPSVYVPLLSNYKKWMLSLGIEGGGLYEHIFPIIKNFLSNKFQYCQYVKFDVTYRHAWQLTQDTTFVCQTKWGAIMACGATAKEAKEVYAEKQYTVGGHGSVRAWDTQMIGPGRYEVNKKNHPQKGDLLLLGNIELRQKWIGYLEGALFLDIGNTWKLASHALPIMKFNWNKFYKELAVGGGVGLRLNFYDTFVLCGDIAIPFCNPSGNKNANGPPFNFNLSIDYPF; this is encoded by the coding sequence TTGAAAAAAGAATTGATTGTAGGCGTGAATAGTTTCCATAAAAAAGAATTAAAAAAGCATGCCGTTCGCCCGTTGCATACTACTTTTTTAGGTATGCCTATTCGAAAATGGCTTTATCAGTTGGGAGCAAAGCAGTTTGCTCCTGATAAAATTAAAAAAGATATCCATGCTATTAGGAATCTATATGCCGCTAAGTTGTCCCATACGGTAGAAGAAAAAGAAAGAGAAAAACTACGGACTAAACGGGATAAGTTAATCCATGCTAAGGAAATGGTGTATGCGCAAGGGAATTGGTTCATGCGTAAGGGAGAAAAACCCGTGGAGTATGATCCTGTGTATGTAAAGGAAAATGAAAAAATTTTTTTAAATTATTTTTATTCCATAGGTTATTTAGATGCTGAGGTTTCAAGCCAAACGGTTACCCAAAAAGGGAAGGTAGTTGTTACTTACTACATTAAACAAAATAAATTGTATAGAATCACTTCTATAGAAGTGCAAACGCCGCATAAAGAGATTCAAACCCTACTTTCCCAACGCATTCAAACAAGCTTCTTGCAAAAAGGCCATTCCTATCAATATCAAAATTTAGTGAAAGAGCAGGAGCGTATCATAACCTTACTATCCAATGAAGGTTATTTTGCTTGCAATGAAAAGCATGTTTCCTTTGAAGCAAAAGTATTTCATGAAGATGCTACGATTTCCCTTACCATTCTAATAGAGGGGGAAAAAGGGGACATCCCTCACCTAAAAAAAACAAAAGTAGCAACTGTTGTAGTAGATTTTGAGAATCAGTACGATAGAGAAAATAAAACAGCTATGCGTACCGTATGGTTTCAAAATGTGGAATGTAGGATGCGCTCACATACGTATGCTTTGCCAGCGTTAATGCGTAAAATTGCTATTAGACCAGGAGATTGGTATAGTAAAAGAAAAATAATAGAGACCTATGAACGGTTACATGATCTTGCCTTATTTGAATCTATTACCATACTGCCTAAGTTAGAGGCAGACCAGTTGGTGGTGCATATACAGGTGAGGCCTTATGAAAAAGTAAAATGCCAACTGGAGTTGGGGGGGGAATGTATTAATTTAAACGTAAAACGCTTGCGTCCTACTATTAAAATAGCACCTACCATAAGGCCTTTATGGGGAGGACTAGGGATGGCATGCGTAGAAGCTAGTATGGGTTTAGGAGAACGACAGGAAAACACACAAGAAAGCACACAAGCATACCCTTTCTATAGGTATATGTTTTACCAATTGCGTTATAAATTTATGACATCGCGTTTTGTGTGCTATCTCCCGGAGCATATCATTCGTTTATTAGAAGATTTCTCACCGAAAACTACCCTTGACATAGGCTATAGCTTTTTTAGAAGGCCCGTTTGTAATAGACATAAGATAGAGGCAACGTTTGCTTATGGTTGGTGTAGCCGTTCTAAGCATATTAACTTTCAAATGGTACCTTGTGGTATTATAGCTGATTTTAAAAATAAAAAGAGTGAGCATACGGAGGTTAATAGAGGAGATCCGTGGCAAACGCCACCTGCTTTTTTAACAACTATGGAAGCGGTGTGTAAAATAGAACCTCTACCTTCTGTTTATGTGCCTCTGCTAAGCAATTATAAGAAATGGATGCTTTCTCTCGGCATAGAGGGGGGAGGGTTATATGAACATATTTTTCCTATTATAAAAAATTTTTTATCCAATAAATTTCAGTATTGTCAATACGTTAAGTTTGATGTAACATACCGGCATGCTTGGCAGCTGACGCAGGATACCACTTTTGTTTGTCAAACTAAATGGGGTGCTATTATGGCTTGTGGGGCTACTGCTAAGGAGGCCAAGGAAGTCTATGCAGAAAAGCAGTACACTGTAGGGGGGCATGGGAGCGTGCGCGCTTGGGATACGCAGATGATTGGGCCAGGGAGGTATGAAGTAAATAAAAAAAACCATCCACAAAAAGGCGATTTGCTTTTACTAGGCAATATAGAGTTGCGCCAAAAATGGATAGGCTATCTGGAGGGAGCTCTTTTTTTAGATATAGGCAATACCTGGAAGTTAGCCAGCCATGCCTTACCAATAATGAAATTTAATTGGAATAAATTTTATAAGGAGTTAGCAGTAGGAGGTGGTGTGGGATTGCGCTTGAACTTCTATGATACGTTTGTACTCTGTGGAGATATAGCCATCCCCTTTTGTAACCCTTCTGGTAATAAGAATGCAAATGGTCCACCGTTTAATTTTAATTTAAGTATTGATTATCCTTTTTAA
- the recA gene encoding recombinase RecA — protein sequence MSDHIEKLKALQATIDKLEKTYGRGVVMKLSDNQVMSIPVISTGSLGLDLALGVGGIPRGRIIEIYGPESSGKTTLSMHCIAEAQKKGGFAAFIDAEHAFDKSYAERLGIDTENLLIAQPDDGEQALEIAEHLIRSSSIDILVIDSVAALVPRSELEGDMGDSKMGLQARLMSQALRKLTGTINKTGCACIFINQLREKIGVLFGNPEITTGGNALKFYASVRLDIRSITSLKESDGSIAGKRTRVKIVKNKVAPPFRVVEFDIIYGEGISKIGELLDIGVELGLIKKAGSWFSYEENKLAQGRESSKEVLQGNPELIAKIERSIRAKIAAPAE from the coding sequence ATGAGTGACCATATAGAAAAATTAAAAGCATTACAAGCGACTATTGATAAACTTGAAAAAACATATGGCCGTGGGGTAGTTATGAAACTAAGCGACAACCAGGTGATGTCCATCCCTGTTATTTCTACAGGCTCTTTAGGTCTAGACCTAGCATTAGGTGTAGGGGGAATACCGCGCGGAAGGATCATTGAGATCTATGGCCCTGAATCTTCTGGTAAGACAACCTTATCCATGCACTGCATTGCGGAAGCGCAAAAAAAAGGAGGATTTGCTGCTTTTATTGACGCAGAGCATGCTTTCGACAAAAGTTATGCGGAACGTTTGGGTATAGATACAGAGAATCTATTGATCGCACAACCCGATGATGGGGAGCAGGCATTAGAAATAGCGGAGCACCTCATTCGTTCCAGCAGCATAGATATCCTAGTTATTGATTCTGTGGCTGCCTTAGTACCACGTAGTGAATTAGAAGGGGATATGGGGGATAGCAAAATGGGATTACAAGCCCGCCTTATGTCTCAAGCGCTGCGTAAGCTTACTGGAACCATTAATAAAACAGGTTGTGCGTGCATTTTTATTAATCAATTAAGAGAAAAAATTGGCGTACTATTTGGCAATCCAGAAATTACTACGGGGGGTAATGCACTAAAGTTTTACGCTTCTGTTCGATTAGATATACGTAGTATAACTTCTTTGAAAGAGAGTGACGGAAGTATAGCCGGTAAACGTACGAGGGTAAAAATTGTAAAAAATAAAGTAGCGCCTCCCTTTAGAGTAGTTGAATTTGATATTATCTATGGGGAAGGTATTTCTAAAATTGGAGAACTTCTTGATATTGGAGTAGAACTAGGCCTTATTAAAAAGGCAGGTTCCTGGTTCTCCTATGAGGAGAACAAGCTAGCACAAGGGAGAGAGAGTAGTAAAGAAGTACTACAAGGAAACCCAGAACTTATTGCTAAAATAGAAAGAAGCATCCGAGCAAAAATTGCTGCCCCTGCTGAATAA
- a CDS encoding bifunctional (p)ppGpp synthetase/guanosine-3',5'-bis(diphosphate) 3'-pyrophosphohydrolase: MRLDAIQTRLADLWLKHTDAHSYHTITRKIGITPYQLQKKLDLIAEEVNSALQKHNISFIIKKRVKSIYSIWRKIQKLKVNFNQVHDLFAIRVIIQDIGPASLQEEKIICWKILSVLTTLYKPVHTIMRDWVSTPKENGYESLHLIFESHEHGKLEVQIRTQRMDDIAEYGKAAHWKYKWNKG; the protein is encoded by the coding sequence ATGCGATTAGATGCCATTCAAACCAGACTAGCCGACCTTTGGCTAAAGCATACCGATGCCCATAGCTACCACACTATTACCCGTAAAATTGGTATAACTCCCTACCAGCTCCAAAAAAAATTAGATCTCATTGCAGAAGAAGTGAATAGTGCCTTACAAAAACATAACATTTCTTTCATAATAAAAAAACGAGTTAAATCCATTTACTCTATTTGGCGTAAAATTCAAAAATTGAAGGTAAACTTTAACCAAGTACATGATCTATTTGCTATTAGAGTTATCATACAAGACATAGGTCCTGCTTCTTTACAAGAAGAAAAAATCATTTGCTGGAAAATTTTATCTGTCCTGACTACCTTATATAAGCCTGTGCATACCATCATGAGAGATTGGGTGAGCACGCCCAAAGAGAATGGCTACGAATCGCTGCATCTCATCTTTGAATCCCATGAGCATGGGAAACTGGAAGTCCAAATACGTACCCAACGCATGGACGATATAGCAGAGTATGGCAAAGCCGCACACTGGAAATACAAATGGAATAAAGGCTAA
- a CDS encoding Rpn family recombination-promoting nuclease/putative transposase: MTSHLKHDALIKKILTDQLAAQEFLEHYLPADFKALVDLSQITIEKESFVEDDLKRKLTDLLYSVKTKNQEKAFVYVLIEAQVTSDHWMALRLWKYMLLLCERNRKNKDKLPLICPIVIYHGSKPYHAPRNIWQLFSNPEQAQKLMGEEYQLIDLQSMSDDAILQKKHLAMFEYLLKHIHKRDILKLWENLFTHCQHALLVDKEKGYICIKALVWYSDAKLPEEKQAELERVISSHLSKEETATIMRTIAQKYIEEGRQQGVMQGMEKGMEKGMEKGKMERNLEIAKAMLANGVEVSFIAQITGLDTACIASLQLLDRNLSTV; the protein is encoded by the coding sequence ATGACCAGCCATCTAAAGCATGATGCTTTAATCAAAAAGATCTTAACGGATCAACTAGCTGCACAGGAATTCCTAGAACACTATTTACCAGCTGACTTTAAAGCGCTTGTTGATTTAAGTCAGATCACCATAGAAAAAGAATCTTTTGTTGAAGATGACCTTAAAAGAAAACTAACCGATCTCCTCTATTCCGTTAAAACTAAAAATCAAGAAAAAGCTTTTGTCTATGTATTAATTGAGGCACAAGTTACCTCAGATCATTGGATGGCATTGCGCTTATGGAAGTACATGCTTTTGTTATGTGAACGCAATAGGAAAAATAAAGATAAGTTGCCCTTAATATGTCCCATTGTAATTTACCACGGCTCTAAACCATACCATGCACCCAGGAATATATGGCAATTGTTTAGCAACCCTGAACAAGCCCAAAAATTAATGGGGGAAGAGTATCAACTGATTGATTTACAAAGCATGTCAGATGATGCTATCTTACAAAAGAAACATTTGGCTATGTTTGAATACCTGCTCAAACACATCCATAAACGCGATATTCTCAAATTATGGGAAAACCTATTTACACACTGCCAACACGCCCTCTTAGTAGATAAAGAAAAAGGTTATATTTGTATAAAGGCTTTGGTATGGTATAGCGACGCTAAGTTACCGGAAGAAAAACAGGCGGAATTAGAACGGGTCATCTCGAGCCATTTATCTAAAGAAGAAACAGCTACGATTATGAGAACCATTGCACAAAAATACATTGAGGAAGGTAGACAGCAGGGGGTAATGCAAGGCATGGAGAAAGGCATGGAGAAAGGCATGGAAAAAGGTAAAATGGAAAGGAACCTTGAAATAGCTAAAGCCATGCTAGCGAATGGTGTTGAGGTCTCTTTTATTGCCCAAATTACTGGACTTGATACGGCTTGTATTGCTTCCCTTCAATTATTAGACCGTAACTTGTCTACGGTCTAA